From Arachis stenosperma cultivar V10309 chromosome 2, arast.V10309.gnm1.PFL2, whole genome shotgun sequence, one genomic window encodes:
- the LOC130963078 gene encoding uncharacterized protein LOC130963078 has translation MAKNNDAMKAFKKARKATAAQNISARADGEGAFQAPLKPSVPSSPGPRRMIPTPRVRLVDPPQSSTAAVISSSAAPLPKRPRTVEPFNLDAPDFDPIGFVDQQIAPYGVLSMDDVSLLYHLDFITRSSVKMAHMGAALYRTAQNLPLHATKAFIEEAKREFDRMKGLKEEFEAEVTQLKNELEGEKASSLALAASVRLAEDVALKNKESYVASYREVIHLRDELDVTAAYENLKEQVRVIAPEVDLALFSLDNVVKDGKIVPDDPDDDDVEPPSVPSTKVSVVPPSSSQAAEVVQPEFDPDVQILNQDDGTVDTVPLQTRPPSPRDAATGKPLDSL, from the exons ATGGCCAAGAATAATGATGCCATGAAGGCCTTCAAGAAGGCGAGGAAAGCTACTGCGGCTCAAAATATCTCGGCCCGGGCTGATGGGGAAGGAGCTTTCCAAGCTCCTTTGAAGCCATCTGTGCCGAGCTCTCCTGGCCCGAGGAGAATGATCCCTACACCTCGGGTCCGTTTAGTGGATCCCCCTCAGTCTTCTACCGCTGCTGTGATTTCTTCTTCAGCCGCCCCTCTTCCAAAAAGACCTCGAACTGTTGAACCCTTCAATCTAGATGCCCCAGATTTTGATCCTATTGGTTTTGTGGACCAGCAGATCGCACCTTATGGTGTTCTTTCAATGGATGATGTATCTCTCCTTTATCACTTGGATTTTATAACTCGGAGTAGTGTCAAGATGGCCCATATGGGAGCTGCTTTGTATCGCACTGCCCAAAATCTACCTCTGCATGCTACCAAAGCTTTTATAGAGGAAGCTAAGCGAGAATTTGATCGGATGAAGGGTCTCAAGGAGGAGTTTGAAGCGGAGGTGACTCAACTGAAAAATGAGCTAGAAGGGGAGAAGGCCAGCTCTCTTGCCCTGGCGGCCTCTGTGCGATTGGCTGAGGATGTGGCTTTGAAGAACAAAGAAAGCTATGTCGCATCCTACCGAGAAGTGATACATCTTCGGGATGAGCTAGA CGTAACTGCTGCCTATGAGAACCTGAAGGAACAAGTTCGGGTTATTGCCCCGGAGGTTGACCTTGCCTTGTTTAGCTTGGataatgttgtgaaggatggcaAAATCGTTCCCGAtgaccctgatgatgatgatgttgagccTCCTTCTGTTCCTTCTACCAAAGTCTCCGTTGTGCCGCCCTCTTCCTCTCAGGCTGCTGAAGTCGTTCAACCTGAGTTCGATCCTGATGTTCAGATCCTGAACCAAGATGATGGGACGGTAGATACAGTGcctcttcagactcgtcctccttcaccccGGGATGCTGCTACTGGGAAACCTTTGGACTCTCTTTGA